One window of the Epinephelus moara isolate mb chromosome 22, YSFRI_EMoa_1.0, whole genome shotgun sequence genome contains the following:
- the LOC126383974 gene encoding DEP domain-containing mTOR-interacting protein-like isoform X1, which yields MTEIKLTCTQQQQSVAPSKEVKVAGGRQCGGQGTARLRSCSDGSRYSRRGVSLHNSTSSPVLYNPKSVLKRPVSTEELQRPGGPYMKKTFTIVGDAVGWGFVVRGNRPCHIQAVEPCGPAAAAGMKVCQFVVSVNGLNVLDLDYRTVSHLILTGPRTVVMEVMEETNH from the exons atgactgaaatcaaattaacatgtacacaacaacaacagtcag TGGCTCCTTCTAAGGAGGTGAAGGTTGCTGGCGGTAGACAATGTGGAGGTCAGGGAACAGCCCGGCtgaggagctgcagtgatggCAGCAGATACAGCAGGAGAGGAGTCAGCCTTCACAACTCCACTTCTTCCCCAGTGCTCTACAACCCTAAATcag tCCTGAAAAGACCAGTGAGTACAGAAGAGCTGCAAAGACCAGGAGGACCCtacatgaagaaaacatttaca ATTGTGGGTGATGCAGTGGGTTGGGGATTTGTGGTAAGAGGAAACAGGCCGTGTCACATTCAGGCTGTGGAGCCCTGTGgcccagctgctgctgctgggatgaAG GTTTGTCAGTTTGTGGTTTCAGTCAACGGGCTCAATGTTCTCGATCTGGACTACCGCACTGTCAGCCACCTGATCCTAACAGGACCCAGAACTGTGGTGatggaggtgatggaggagaccAACCACTGA
- the LOC126383974 gene encoding DEP domain-containing mTOR-interacting protein-like isoform X2, translated as MGPRTAVAPSKEVKVAGGRQCGGQGTARLRSCSDGSRYSRRGVSLHNSTSSPVLYNPKSVLKRPVSTEELQRPGGPYMKKTFTIVGDAVGWGFVVRGNRPCHIQAVEPCGPAAAAGMKVCQFVVSVNGLNVLDLDYRTVSHLILTGPRTVVMEVMEETNH; from the exons TGGCTCCTTCTAAGGAGGTGAAGGTTGCTGGCGGTAGACAATGTGGAGGTCAGGGAACAGCCCGGCtgaggagctgcagtgatggCAGCAGATACAGCAGGAGAGGAGTCAGCCTTCACAACTCCACTTCTTCCCCAGTGCTCTACAACCCTAAATcag tCCTGAAAAGACCAGTGAGTACAGAAGAGCTGCAAAGACCAGGAGGACCCtacatgaagaaaacatttaca ATTGTGGGTGATGCAGTGGGTTGGGGATTTGTGGTAAGAGGAAACAGGCCGTGTCACATTCAGGCTGTGGAGCCCTGTGgcccagctgctgctgctgggatgaAG GTTTGTCAGTTTGTGGTTTCAGTCAACGGGCTCAATGTTCTCGATCTGGACTACCGCACTGTCAGCCACCTGATCCTAACAGGACCCAGAACTGTGGTGatggaggtgatggaggagaccAACCACTGA